A single window of uncultured Methanospirillum sp. DNA harbors:
- a CDS encoding formylmethanofuran dehydrogenase subunit C: MKTVTIKMVKVPELYLEGDMITPDQFAGKTNEEIAALRCYEGRETYKLGDFFEIHGDAVGATPEETKVIVTGDCKKVKYIGMNMTAGEVVVESSCDMYTGGWMKGGKLHVKGNVDSFSGLGMEGGEFVVDGNGGNFIGASYRGDWRGMQGGVLRVKGNVGSDIGTFMNGGTLIVEGDADVHIGTHQEGGTIIVKGNVNRRVGGQMVKGTIYVYGTINYMMPGYKYNQDVELEVDGDKAVFAEYLGDLGERHSKSKGQVVYGKIYLKKN; this comes from the coding sequence ATGAAGACAGTAACAATAAAGATGGTAAAGGTCCCCGAACTTTATCTCGAAGGAGATATGATCACTCCTGATCAGTTTGCGGGAAAGACAAACGAAGAGATTGCTGCCCTCCGTTGCTACGAAGGAAGAGAGACCTACAAACTTGGGGATTTCTTTGAGATCCATGGGGATGCAGTTGGTGCAACTCCGGAAGAGACCAAGGTCATTGTAACCGGTGACTGTAAGAAAGTCAAGTACATCGGCATGAACATGACAGCCGGAGAGGTTGTTGTGGAAAGCAGCTGCGATATGTACACCGGTGGATGGATGAAAGGAGGAAAACTCCACGTGAAAGGAAACGTGGACTCCTTCTCCGGTCTCGGTATGGAAGGCGGAGAATTTGTTGTCGACGGAAACGGCGGCAACTTCATCGGTGCCTCATACCGTGGTGACTGGCGTGGCATGCAGGGTGGTGTTCTCCGTGTCAAGGGCAATGTTGGCAGTGATATTGGTACCTTTATGAACGGTGGAACTCTCATCGTCGAAGGGGACGCCGATGTGCACATTGGAACCCACCAGGAAGGCGGGACCATCATCGTCAAGGGTAATGTCAACCGCCGTGTCGGTGGACAGATGGTGAAAGGGACGATCTATGTCTACGGAACCATCAACTACATGATGCCCGGGTACAAGTACAACCAGGATGTTGAACTTGAGGTTGATGGGGACAAGGCGGTCTTTGCCGAGTACCTCGGTGACCTTGGAGAGCGTCACTCTAAGTCCAAGGGACAGGTTGTCTACGGTAAGATCTACCTGAAGAAGAACTAA
- a CDS encoding double-cubane-cluster-containing anaerobic reductase encodes MRAESLTWFDQAMPRASVEITAIKEKKVPIVGFYCVFAPQELVLAAGGFPVALCATKEEPIADGEKDLPRNFCPLIKSSYGFAITDKCPFFVNAEFIIGETTCDGKKKMFELMNTFKPTVVLQVPQGATGKAQDDYWYSEVQRCKTEIEQRLGVTITTDSLKAAINRMNEQRRLIREVAELNRADPPVLSGLDMLKVTWARNFTYDPEEFNTHLKALIEEGKKMKANGTGAFPKGTPRIIVTGVPTGLGSEKVLKIIEESGAAVIYIENCAGMKQYLHDVDTSDSDLVHAVAKKYLQIPCSCMSPNTERMNILAKVAEEYNADGIVDITWIGCHTYNVESRILSKAMKEKDLPVIQIETDYSPADTEQIRTRIEAFIDMIRN; translated from the coding sequence ATGAGAGCAGAATCATTAACATGGTTTGATCAGGCGATGCCCCGAGCATCAGTAGAAATTACCGCAATAAAAGAGAAGAAAGTTCCAATCGTCGGATTTTACTGTGTGTTTGCCCCTCAGGAACTTGTTCTTGCAGCAGGTGGATTCCCGGTAGCCCTTTGTGCCACAAAAGAAGAGCCGATCGCAGATGGTGAGAAGGACCTTCCACGAAACTTCTGTCCTTTGATTAAATCCAGTTATGGATTTGCCATAACAGACAAATGTCCGTTCTTTGTCAATGCTGAGTTTATCATAGGTGAAACAACCTGTGATGGCAAGAAGAAGATGTTTGAATTGATGAACACCTTCAAACCGACCGTTGTTCTACAGGTTCCCCAGGGAGCTACTGGCAAGGCACAGGATGATTACTGGTACTCGGAAGTTCAACGCTGCAAGACCGAGATTGAACAGCGTCTCGGAGTTACGATAACAACCGATTCTCTAAAAGCAGCCATCAACCGGATGAATGAGCAGCGCCGACTTATCAGAGAGGTTGCCGAACTCAACAGAGCTGACCCGCCTGTGCTGTCCGGACTAGACATGCTGAAAGTGACCTGGGCACGTAACTTCACTTATGATCCTGAAGAGTTCAACACTCATCTGAAGGCCCTTATTGAAGAAGGGAAGAAGATGAAGGCAAACGGTACCGGAGCATTTCCAAAAGGCACACCACGGATCATCGTAACCGGTGTTCCAACTGGACTAGGATCTGAAAAAGTTCTGAAGATCATCGAGGAGTCAGGTGCAGCCGTAATCTACATCGAGAACTGTGCAGGAATGAAACAGTATCTCCATGATGTTGATACCTCTGATTCCGATCTTGTCCATGCTGTTGCAAAGAAATATCTCCAGATTCCCTGCTCCTGTATGAGCCCGAATACCGAACGGATGAACATTCTGGCTAAAGTTGCAGAAGAATACAACGCAGATGGCATTGTGGACATAACCTGGATCGGTTGTCATACGTACAATGTCGAGTCACGTATTCTTTCAAAGGCTATGAAAGAGAAGGATCTTCCTGTTATTCAGATCGAGACTGATTACTCACCTGCTGACACAGAGCAGATACGAACCAGAATTGAAGCATTCATCGATATGATCAGGAACTGA